The genomic stretch ttctccttttcttggtTGGCCCCGGAATCATCACTGAACTGGCCATCATCCTCATCTTCCTCTGCATCTGGAGGGTGCAAAGATATCACCGAGCCCTCAGGCAGCATGATATCGGGGCCCACCACCACCTAGCGGAGAAAAAAGGAGTAGGTGGCACAGTCTCATCATGTCTTGAAAAAAAGTGTATCTTAACAATTACaatgatgtctttcttttttttaccaaGCCAAGTAGAAGGTAAATGGACCCACTGGATTTGGACTCTCAATTCATTCTGATTTaggaccttatttggaaataagatccCTTCTGGCTTGGCACAATCATCACTCAATCCAGGTTTGTATACAGTATGAAGCAGGTCTCACCTGAGAAGTGAGGACACAGCGTGGCTTTAGTGTAACTCGTTCCTTGACCTCAGCATTGTCACAGAGCAGAGACTGGTGGATCTGTGCTCCAGCAGCTACTCGAACACCCCGCCACAGGTAGGCCTGGTCCAGCACCACATTATCACCTAGCTCAGGATGGAAAGGACTCCTGGTCACTGAGAGATCCACCTCTAGACCATGGAGGAAAAGCTGACTGATACCAACACAGCTGCTACCTAGCTCTAATACCCCATTCTCCAAGGCACCAGAAACACCCACTCGTCCTCCAGGCCCAGCCCCAAGAGTAGAACATTGCTTTCAGCCTGACTGTCCACCTACCAAACTTATAACAATTACATATTATACACAGAGCTTAAGAACCTGAGAACCTTCAAGATATCTTGGGATGAACTAAAAAACTTACTAGAATCATATCCATGCGTACATGCAGAATCAAATTGATCCACCTCTTTTTATACATTACAGAATCTCAATCTTAATTACTGTTCTTTTAAGGGGTAGTATCATTAGAAGCATCACATTCCTATGACCACAGTGAGTTCCCATGAAGCTACCAGATAGTTATGGGAGGGTAAAAAGAACACTGGCTTTACAACCAGAATACCTAGAATTCAAGTCCTGGCACTGCCTATTATTagctatgaccttgggcaagacaACCTCTTTGAGCCTGTTTATAAATTAAGGATAAATAATACCTACCTCCTATGGTTCTTATGAGGACTAAATAAACTAATGTATGTAAAGGCCCTTTGTAAATTGTAATGTACTAAACAGAGGTTATTACTGCATGTTAATTATCTGCTTGGCCCTCAATATGAATACAGGGTATCTTGGAATGTGAAGAGTCACCCATAAGAGATTCACAGGCCACAAATGAAGATATCAGTGTCAAATTcttatccttttcctttttttttttttctgtggtggactggggtttgaactcaggcctttttgcaaggcaggcattctactgcttgagccacaactccacaactccagtccattttgttctggttattttggacatggggtcttgcaaactatttgctcaggttggactcaaactgtgatgctccccatctcagcctcccatgtagcctcTTTCTattttgacatggggtctcattatgttacccaggctgatctaaaactcctgggctcaagtgattctcctgcctcagcctcttgagtagctgagactgtAAGTACATACCACCACATctgattttcctcctttcttaacGAAGTCACTCTAGCTCATTTCCAAGGACTATCCCTCATATGTCCTTCCTTGCTTTTGAACACACAGGGCCTCCAAGTTCCTATTTCTAAGATTGCTGGCTTGATTCCCCACCTGTGCTCACCAATGTGGCAGTTAGGGCCAATGACACTGTTGGTGATGGAGCAATTACTGCCAATGACAGTGCCAGAACCCAGGAGCACATTTTCTTCCAGGATGCTGCCatgacccaggctgacctcaggccCTCGATAGATGTTGTGTCGGGAATGAGTATAGCTCTGTGTGGGACTGTCAGTGAAGTTTGCTTCTGGGGTGAGAGGGTAGACCCATCGGCGGATGACATCAGCACAGACAGCCGAGTACATGTGCAGGTTGGAGACCCGGGCACCATATTCCCTACTTGTTACGTGCATGTGGATCTGGTTCCCTAGAACCtgaatgagaaggaaagaaaggaggtcaCCCATGCAAGCAAGATAGGAAGAATGTCCCCCAGTACAACACGTTTCCAAGCCTTCTCAATTCCCCTTAGCCTCTCACTGTTACAGTCAAGTTTCCCCCAGCTTGCGagctattttcttccttcctaagGGAACCAAAAGTTACCAGAGTGAGATAAAAATCACAGCCCTCTCCTACTCTTCTAAGCAGGCCATGGAAGCCTTCTCTCACCTCCTCATTCACTAACAGGCCTCGCACAAAGTCATCTCGAGTTTGGTAGTCAAAATTGTCTGTGAAGAGTTGAGCCACCTGTTGGGGAATATGGGATGGGCTAAGGTTAAGTGCTATTCCCGGAAGCAAAGATGAGCCCCCAGAAACCTGTCAAATCTATGACAACTAGAAATGAATCAGAATCCCAAAGAGAGTTATAATATACTTTGGACAAGATGACAACACCTCTTTGCTTTACAACAGATAagtaaaagaaggagaagaaaaataagctgGCCTTGTAAGCAGAGAGTCTCAGAAATCTATTCTTTGCATGTACCCTTAAGAGTTCACCTGAGGAGAGCAGATGCTGATATGACAATCCAGTAAATCATAACGAATCTCCACTCCATCTCCACTGCCCTGGAATAGGCTCTGTGGGGAGAAGTTACAGGGACTTTAATTTGTCTTTCCTGCTGAAGCAGGACACTTTCCTATCTGGAATTCCCCAGATTCCCACAcaccagaggaaatgaaaaacgCCGGAGACCCTGTGTCTTCTGAAAGTGCAAAACCCGGTTTGTGGCACTATCCACAGCCACCACCATATTGTCCTCATGGCAACGAGCTGGGTGGCTTGGGGATGACTCCTTGAAGATCATTGTCATCacagatacatttttttctagcttCCGTCTCAACCTATAAGATAGAAGGGAGACTGTCAAAAAGCAGTCTTAGGGCTCTGCTGGTCCCTAGCTCTTGTCCCTGCCTTTTTCCCATCCTCACCTGTGTTCCTCCAGGGCTCTGGTAATATTGATGTTTGAGATGACGTCTCCATATACTAGAAGGAAGTCAGAGCGCACCAAGGCCTTGGCATCAACATCACGGAGGACATCTCCAAGTGACCGATACAGCTCTGATGTAATTATTCGAACCACATTGAGGGATGTAGGGCGGCACCACTTGGATTTCCTACAGGAAAGGGGTTGAGGGGAATGAGTAAATCAAGTATAAAGATCACATGgaccttcccttcctctcttttggtATTTAAACTCCTTCTCTATGGCTTTTTTGGGTTCCTGCCAGCATCCTCAACTTCAAAGAGACTTACAAACTATAATTAATGCTTTCAGCATCCTATGTCAATTTTGTTTTATGGATTAGAGAAACATGGTTATTTCCTCACAATACCTTGACTCCTATCCCTGAatgtggatttgaactcaaaatcctgctGAAACCTACAGTATAAAAGTACTCTGGGAACACACTTTTCACGTCACCTTTCCTGTTCTGAAGTTAATACCAAAGTTAGGAACTGTCTGATGGAGACTATGCTAATGTCTTAAGtctctattttttaaacttcCATAAATCCTGAGGTTCACTGTGTCTAAGATATCAATACATTTACTAAGGGGTTACTATGTGCTTAGCACTAAGGTAGGCAGTGGGAATACAAAATGTGGAAACTcaatgaaaaagcaaagttgttattccAGTAATTTTCATATTGGgactattaaataaaaagaaaaaccaaattttATAAGATTCAGAAAAACCCAagtgtttctttaatttttgttagaGGAACCCCAAGATGAACTGATGCAGAGCTCCAGCTGCTCACCCAAGTGAAGAAAACACCCTTAACTCTTACAATGGGATCTGAATAGATATAATTCTTCCTCATGTGTCCCTTTACTTAGTTATATCCATCCtgaaaaaaccagaaaaagatgGTGAAACATGTAAAGAAAAGTTACAGGGCCTTACAGTAAATGTTCTTTGATTTGAGCAGCTTTCCAGCAGCAAAAGACAAAGGTTTCCTGTACACCTGTGGCAGTCAGGAATTCCAGAGTGTAGTCAATTAATGCCACATTGGCCAGGGGCAAGAGAACCTGCAGGGCAGGAaggatatgaaaaaaaattgaggtCTTCAATCATTGAGGGCCCTTTGGGTACACTACTGCAAGGACAACTTTCACTTCTCTAGCAGTATTTCCAAACACTACAGATTTGCTTTATCTTTCAGATTCAAGGGTAAACAGGCTCCTGCCTTTAAAGTTCATGGCATGCTCTAAGCCCGAGTCTATGGTGTTCCAATTTGGGCTTTGAATTGGGCATGGAATCTCCTTGCCTACTTTCAGACACAGAGCTATTGCAGAATAGCAGGTCACTGCTGGCAAAAGATAATGCTGGGAACCAATCATTTCTCCAGAACTCCAAGCACTGCTAATGCCTTTTTCCCTACAGCATttccttccttgatctctttccaAGTCATGGCCTATCCACATTCCCCTCCCCGGCAAGCTCCAAATCACTTGCCAAAAATGAACGGCCATTAGGCCTTTTAGAAGTAGTTAGGGAGGATTTTTCCCTACACCCAGTGCAGTTCCCTCTGTTCCAGTGAACTGGGGACTACAGAGTGACCCAGCAGTCCCCATACCTAGGTCAGATCAACTGCCCACTGCCTAGGTAATTCAGGGGCTCATGCAAACCTAGACTGCTCTTTTTTAGGCATATTACTGCCCTTTCAGAGGCAAAAGGAGGTGCTGTTCTTTCTCAACTAAGCATATCTCCTGTGCACGGTGAAACGCAACTCAGGCTTCTGGGTCACGAGATCCCCGTGGGAAGGCTTCTCTTAAACTGTTTCCATTCCCCCCAAAGCTGGGATGGACACCCCTGTCAATACCCACATCTGCCAGTCCACTCGCTTGGTCAGTCAGTCCCTCCGCCTTCTTCCTAACCAGATAAGCCCGACTTTAGGAGAAGTGGGGGACTAGAGTCCTTCCAGGCCATGCTTCACTAGCCAGCCGAAAGGACAACCTGCTGCAGCCACGCCAACCTCTGGGCCCGCAGGCTGCTCGCGTGCCGGGCACTCACCCGAGGCTGGTCCTTGGAGATGGGGAAGAAGCGGCGGTTAAAGCTGTCGGCCACCAGAACTGCTTGTAGGGGCGGCGGCGGTTCTTCCTCCGCCCCTCTAGCTGCTCCTCCGCTGCCGCCTCCaggcccgccgccgccgccgcgttTGTCGGCCCGACTGGCCGCCACACCAGGCGCCGCCACTACAGTGGTAGCCATCTTCTTCCCTCACAGACACCACTTCCGCAGGGAAGCGAACACGGCACGCAGTTGGGGACAAAAAAGGCTCAGCAATTGAAACGCTAATGACTGAATAAAAAAGGCAGGGCGGAACGGGGAGGGAGGAGTGCGCATGCGTGTCGACCAGGCCGCCCCCCCACTCCCAGGGGAGGGCGGAGCGGGGAGGGAGGAGTGCGCATGCGTGTAGGCCAGGTGCCCCTCCCAGAAGAGGGCGGAGCAGGGATGAGTGGCTCCGGACTGCTGCGGTCTATGGCGGTAGGGGCCTATAGATGTCAGACTTGGTCAGCAAGGGGCCTATAGATGTCAGACTTGGTCAGCAAGTGTCAAGACTTCTTTTGTACGTGAACAAGCGGTGTGACGGGACTTGTAGTAGTCGCGGAAGAGCCTGATTTATGTGGCATCTATAATTGTCCAGCAGTTTCCCTGTATTTATTCTAATCACCTAATGGAACCTGGCCTCTTGGGGAGGAATCGAGTCAGACATTCCTTCAACATATAGAGAACCCACTGCATAAATACAAAACTGGGTGGGGAAATGTTAATTCAATTGAGGGCTAATTGTGTGCCAGGTAAGATACAAGCATTATCATCCCCTAGACACATCGATCTGGGTATTATTTTTGGAACCCTTAGAGAGATAAAGGAAGTATCCAGTCTGTGAGTGGAAGAACTGGAACTGGAACCCGATTTGTCTGACTTCATAGATAGTGAAGTCTCTGCCAATTTATGTGGGAATAGCAGTGCCTGTTTTATGAGgtctccattcattcattcaacctgGCAGACGACTCTGGTTTAAGCGGAGTAGAGAAAGGGCGGATCCAAGAGTAGGTTGGACAGGGCTGGAGTGAGGCAGCTTTCCAGGCACCTGGGCGTCATTTCTGGGACAAGACGCTTTTCAGTTAGGCGCCACGTCCTTTCTGCACAGGAACGGTACGAATTCCATCGCCCAAAGCCTTCTGCAAAGTCAGTGTTCCTGACGGTGTTGCTTGGTCTCATCTCCGTGTTGGGATTCGGAGTGTCCCCCTTTCCCCCTATACCCCTGCTGAAGTTTGTTGTTTCCACGTGGCGATTCCGATCTGACTCCTTATACTCAGGCTCCCTCCTGGTGGAACCGAGAAGTCTGTTATTTCTTTCCTCGAGTTGATTAGGATGCGGAGCTAAAAACCTTTTGATTTTGGGGAAATTTAGCCTAGAGAAGGAAAGGCAGAAAGTAACTCAgtaaaagtttttaattaaacAAATGTGGGACCTGGCATATTGGTGCAGTTCTGTAATTCCAGGACTTGGGAAGCTAAGGTAGGAAGATgcgagttagaggccagcctgagttacatagggAGAACTTGTCTCAAGATAAAGCAACTAATGAATGTACATTGTAGAGGACTAAGGATGAAATTATGGTCAGTGGCTTGTGGAATTGGGCAAAACCGCCCCCTGGAGGTCATTGCTCTTTCACCCTCCTCCTCACCAATTGTCATACACTATTCATGTACTTCTTGATCTGGAGAGTTCAGGACTACAGAGTGGAAGCCAGCCAGTGGATGTACAGTGAGGGGAAAGAGTATTATCTGGCTGTTCTGTGTTTCATAAATGTACAGACATGACGAGAGGTTTAACATCCTGGAGGGActggaccccatctccaaaataaccagaatgaaaaatggactggaggtgtagctcaagcgaTAGAGgggaagcaggaagccctgagttcaaaccccagtccccccacaaaaaaaagtaaaatacctgCATTTTCTGATAAAGACTGAGACAACTGACCACCGAAAGATCTTTACTAAAGgaactttttctttccatttctttctttttttgggggggtgctgGGAATGAAACTCAGATCTTCAAACATGCTAACTATGCACTATAGCACTATATGCCTGGCTAACACTGTCCATTGTGGTAGCCACTAGCTACAtatggctatttaaatttaaattatgtaaaattaaaattccacATTTCAAGCACTCAAAAGCTATTGGCTACTATATTGGACAGTGCAGaatagaatatttccatcattgCAGAAAGTGTTAAAAGACATACCTCACATGGAAGGAGAAAATTCCAGAAGCAGGTTCTGAGATGCAAGGGGGTAGTCTAGTAAAGAAATACTAAATATGTGAGTAAATCTAAACAAGCATAgatgatataaaataatattaatgtctcaaatgggaggttaaaaaataaagaactgaatTACTTCTACATATGAATCAGGAATGTAGTAATTAGAATTAAAACATtctgctggggatggagctcagtggttgcgtgttttcctagcatgcatgaggctctaggttggatctccagtaccacaaaaaaacttcTGGGTCACCCTCTCTTAGAAACCACCCCCCTAACTCTGGGGGCTCTGCTCTcccactttactcttttctatctAATAGACTCTCCCACTTTACATTAAAAAGTTCTAAGATCTTTTTAGTCTTCGTGTAAAGGCTGGAACCTAGGACTAAGATTCATCAGTATGCTGTGACACGCCTAAAATGTAAACAGAAGGACTCAAAAGCTGAAAGTAATGAGAAGGAAGAAGATGCATCAGGCAGATACAGCCCAGAGCAAATCTGTGGGTAAGCTTTACTAGAAATTGAAAGTTCATAAAGcatatactttaaagcaactgaggccaataggagaaggggaccagaaactagagaaaagattagttcaagaagaattaacctagaaggtaacacacacgcacaggaaattaatgtgagtcaactccctgtatagctatccttatctcaaccagcaaaaacccttgttccttcctattatggcttatactctctcttcaacaaaattagaaataagggcaaaatagtttctgccgggtagtgaggggttagggggggtaagggagggagcggggcggggggagggggtgaagagaaggggggagaaatgactcaaatattgtatgcacatatgaatataataataaaaaaaagaaattgaaagttCAGTTTGCAACGTTAAAGTTTCAATTCACCAGGAGGAAGTATGTAAAATTCAGTGCACCTAAAAACTTATGAAgtttcagctgggtgtggtggcacatacctgtcatcccagctacacgggaggcataAAAAGGAGGGTTGTGGTCCAGGAAGGCctaggcataaacatgagaccctatttgaaaaataactaaagcaaaaaggactaggagcgtgactcaagtggtagagcatttacaagcatgaggctctgaattcaaaccatagtatcattaaaacaaaaaagaaaatgaagcttcAAAGCATATTAAGTAAAACTTAATAGCTATAAGAAATAGTTGAGAAGCCCACTGTCAtaataagatatttaaaatatattaatatatatgatattttaaatatatattctctCAGTATTGGTAGATAAAGCAGATACAGAATAAGGACAAGACATGAATGACATAATCATCTTGATCCAATGGATTTATATCAAACTCTGCATTCATTGGATgatatgcattatttttaaagGCTTGGGCAATGTTTGTGTGAACATTAAAAATAGGTGTCTTTGGGGgcgggggacaggggggagaaatgacccaaacaatgtatgcacatgtgaataaatgaataaaaaaaagatgttttttctgttgctataataatATACGAGAGACtcgataatttataaagaatagaagtttattgGATTCATGGTTCTGAAGGCCTGGAAGTTCAAGAACACTGCACTGGCATCTGATAaaggccttcttgctgtgtcaaaACATGGCAGAGGGCATCACATAGCAATGTAGAGCAGTGTGCTAACttgggtctctcttcctcttcttataaaactTCTAATTACATTGTGGGGGTCCCACCCTCATAACTTCATCTAATCCCAACTACCCTCCAAATGTCCCACCTTCAAATATCATCAATATAAGAATTTAGGTATTAAATTTCCAGCATATGAACTTTTGAAAGACACCATCACACCACAGTGATAAGTGATACAACAAATGTGAAAGAATTGGTACGTTAGATCATATAGACCCTTTCCACTCAAAGTGTGTTCatagagcagcagcagcagcaggaataACAGTAGAAAgcctgttagaaatgcagaagtcCAGACCCCACCCCAGACAACATGCAAAGAGAGGAGAAACTAAGATAAGTTAAATTCATGGGCTAGGggagggttcaagtggtagagcacctgcttatcaagtgtgagttcaaaccctagtaatgcaaaaaaaaaaaaaaagaaagaaagaaattcaactgggtgtggtggtgcacatttgtagTCCCAGCAACTGGGGAAGGGAGACTGAGCggtgcttgagcccaggagttcaagaagAGCTTAGTTAATATAATAAGAcccatcttaaaaatataaaacatgagtTGAATCTAtagcataaatagaaaaataactaaaaagcaaggATCCTTATAAATGAAGATTAATATAaattacaaatgtaaaaaaaataagaaaaagcaacatcttagaactaaaaattttaaaactgtaaagCCTAAGTGTTGAGATTGTGTTTAAGAGGAAGaatgagaataagaaaataaacttttttcagtttctttgtttttgctgtgctggggctggaactcaggacctacaccatgagccacttcaacagccatttttttgtgataagtttttcgagataggtctcacaaactattcgcctgggctgtctttgaactgagatcctcctgatcagtgcctcctgagtagctaggatcacaggcgtgaaccaccagcgcccagctcttttcaaaaatttttaactggtaccaaggcaaaaccccactgaacaatgaacagacacttaaacagtgAAGGACAAGAGTACAAAATAGGTCATATTAAGGAGAGGAtaatggtgggagggggagggtaaatgaagagggtaaaggagggtgaatatggttgaagtactttctagacatgtatgaatatggaacactgaaacctgttgaaatcattttaagaaggggaggggggtaggagggagaataatagaggggatgaaccaaactggggtacagtatatgtgtatatgtaaatatcacaacaaaaccccctggaCAGCTACCAtatactaataataataaaaaactttttttttttttaaaaaacaaccagATATACTAGGTTGGGCAGgaggactttttattttttgtggtgctggggactgaacctagggcctgtgtgctaggcaggtgctctacttctgaaCTATATCCCCAATCCCCATGAAAGTTTTAAATGTAGACCATGCTTCCTGATTATAAACCAAGAAACTGGAAATTAACAAGGGAGaagtaacaataataaaactCCTTTATCCATGGATATTAAGAAAGTCTCTGATAGCCTTTAgatcaaagaggaaataaaattatgaattgtCTACAAAGTAGTGAGAGATGAATACCTTATCCTAAAACATCTGGGATATAACTGCTGTTCtcagaataaaatttataaaaagaccAAGAATACTGGCCtttaatcctagccacttgggaggctgagatcaggaggattgtagttcaaggccaacccaggtaaaaaaCCTTAGCAGGataccatctcaatggaaaaaacctcagggtggtggcacatgcctgtcatcccaccaaTGGTGGGAAAGCATAAAATGGGAGATTAGGGGTCTAGGtaaaaacaagaccctgtctccaaaacaaccagaccaaaaagagctggtggcgtggctcaagcagtagagtactggCCTTGCAaatgtgtaagccctgagttcaaaccccagtatggctaaaagaaaaagaagaaaatgaagcaaaataaattagGAGAGTATTAAGATGAAATCAGTACAATGTAATGAAAAAGACGAATGGAAAAATTCTATTAGTAAGAAAACATGCTTTTGAAAACACCTAAGAGAATCAAAACTTCTTAAGTAGGACAGTAGCCACATTGGAGTTAAGGTGGAAGCTCATCCCTTAATGACACCAAAGCTTTATCACAGGCAGAGGGATACACAGGTGAATTTAGTCTGACAAAGAGCCATCTTTGCAAAATCATTTGTTGGGGGAGTTAGCAAGTAGAGGAGGTACACCTGGTATGCAGAAAACATACCGGGGACCTAGAACCATGTGGCAGGACTGAGGGAAGCTGAGGACTGAGGGAGAAATGTCTGAACAACTGGGCTAGATTATGATACATTGAATGCAGTAGGGATTTGGTAATCTTTGAGGATGTGACAGTTGGTACTCGAGAAGGGGCGAAGACCTGGATGGCTTCTAGAGTCCAGAAGCAGCTCTGGACTAGGATCTGTAGGAAGAGAAAGACATCACACCTAGGTGTTCCAGAGgacaatgatggtgatgatgaaggAAGTCATGAAGAGGAGGTAGAGGTGGAAGAGCAGGGTGTCCACCAGGCAGCTGAACTGTACCCACAGCTCCACCAAGTGCTGTTCCTGGGCCTCGAGTTCCTGCCAGGCCCTTGCTGATTCGGGACACCCATCAAGCTCTGCCTTTCTGGGGTCTGGCACCTTCTCCACCAAATCTACTGGCTCCTTCAGATCTGTGGAGGGTGACAGAGACTCAGTGCCTGGGCTGAGAAGTTCACCTGGGGAGGGAAGGGCACAGGAAGGGAGATAGGAGCAGAGGGCAGGATGGGAAGAGGAAGTGGACAGTGCCGACTTCCCTCACCAGGCAGGTGGGTGGGGGTGCACCCTGGGTCCTGATTCCCTTGCAGGGTGCAGGGAGGCAGCATTTCCTTGAACTGGTGCAGTGCAGCAGCAGGATGTGGAGTCCCCGAGGCATGGGTGGGGACAGCAGGTAGGTGATGAAGATGGTTTCCAGCAGGCTGGCCACCATCAGGGACAGATACAGGGCAAAGTAGACACCTGTGGGCAGAGCAAATTATAAATAAACCTGGGCAGATTCATCTCTAAACCTTTCTTTAGCCACTTTCTCCAATCCAGGGTTTCCCCAAAAGCCCTCACTCCTTAAGAGAAGCAGTGGCCAGTTCTCCTGGCCCCTCCCTGCCCT from Castor canadensis chromosome 5, mCasCan1.hap1v2, whole genome shotgun sequence encodes the following:
- the Eif2b5 gene encoding translation initiation factor eIF2B subunit epsilon, with amino-acid sequence MATTVVAAPGVAASRADKRGGGGGPGGGSGGAARGAEEEPPPPLQAVLVADSFNRRFFPISKDQPRVLLPLANVALIDYTLEFLTATGVQETFVFCCWKAAQIKEHLLKSKWCRPTSLNVVRIITSELYRSLGDVLRDVDAKALVRSDFLLVYGDVISNINITRALEEHRLRRKLEKNVSVMTMIFKESSPSHPARCHEDNMVVAVDSATNRVLHFQKTQGLRRFSFPLSLFQGSGDGVEIRYDLLDCHISICSPQVAQLFTDNFDYQTRDDFVRGLLVNEEVLGNQIHMHVTSREYGARVSNLHMYSAVCADVIRRWVYPLTPEANFTDSPTQSYTHSRHNIYRGPEVSLGHGSILEENVLLGSGTVIGSNCSITNSVIGPNCHIGDNVVLDQAYLWRGVRVAAGAQIHQSLLCDNAEVKERVTLKPRCVLTSQVVVGPDIMLPEGSVISLHPPDAEEDEDDGQFSDDSGANQEKEKAKQKGYNPAEVGVAGQGYLWKAADISMEEEEELRQNLWGLTINMEEESETESERSMNSEELDSRAGSPQLDDIKVFQNEVLGTLQRGKEENISCDNLVLEINSLKYAYNISLKEVMQVLSHVVLEFPLQQMDSLLDPNRYCALLLPLLKAWSPVFRNYIKRAADHLEALAAIEDFFLEHDALGTSMAKVLMAFYQLEILAEETILRWFTQKDITDKGRQLRKNQQLQRFIQWLKEAEEESSEDD